One part of the bacterium genome encodes these proteins:
- a CDS encoding SIMPL domain-containing protein (The SIMPL domain is named for its presence in mouse protein SIMPL (signalling molecule that associates with mouse pelle-like kinase). Bacterial member BP26, from Brucella, was shown to assemble into a channel-like structure, while YggE from E. coli has been associated with resistance to oxidative stress.), translating to MENKSIWHSPAIAGIAVGLGLIIAGMSLGSALYKIRSADRFVTVKGLAEKELPADLAIWPITFKVASNDLASLQSHIDEKRKIITAFLINSGFHDEMISNASPKITDTQAERHYGEKVRLTYRYLAETTLTLRSSDVARVKIGMEKTGELVKKGVVMVENWENRTEFLFTGLNKIKPEMIEAATLNAREAAKKFAKDSGSKLGKIRHANQGFFSIADRDRNSPEYKKIRVVTTVQYYLVDR from the coding sequence ATGGAAAACAAATCAATCTGGCATTCTCCGGCGATTGCCGGTATTGCGGTGGGGCTTGGACTGATTATTGCCGGGATGAGCCTGGGTTCGGCATTATACAAAATCAGGTCGGCGGACCGTTTTGTGACGGTGAAAGGACTGGCGGAGAAGGAACTACCGGCAGATCTGGCGATATGGCCGATTACATTCAAAGTTGCCAGTAATGATTTAGCGTCTTTGCAAAGTCATATTGATGAAAAACGTAAGATTATCACGGCTTTTTTAATTAACTCGGGTTTTCATGATGAGATGATCTCGAATGCTTCACCAAAAATAACCGATACCCAGGCAGAACGTCACTATGGTGAAAAAGTGCGTTTAACCTATCGCTACCTTGCAGAAACCACGCTTACACTGCGTTCCAGTGATGTAGCGCGCGTGAAGATTGGTATGGAAAAAACCGGGGAACTTGTAAAAAAAGGTGTGGTCATGGTGGAAAACTGGGAAAACCGGACGGAATTTTTATTTACCGGTCTGAATAAAATTAAGCCGGAAATGATCGAAGCCGCGACGCTTAATGCCCGGGAAGCGGCTAAGAAATTTGCCAAAGATTCAGGCAGCAAACTCGGAAAAATTCGTCATGCCAATCAGGGTTTTTTTTCAATCGCGGACCGTGATCGTAATTCGCCGGAGTATAAAAAAATCCGGGTGGTGACAACAGTCCAATATTATTTGGTGGATAGATAG